CGGCGTCCTCGTCGTGGTGCTCGTGCTCGTCCCGGCTGCGCTGGAGACCGTCACCCGCGGTCGGAGCGTCGGCCGGTTCGCCACCGGCACCCGGGTCGTGCGGCTCGACGGCGGTGCGGTCGGCTTCCGGCACGCGATCACCCGCGCGCTCGTCGGCCTGCTGGAGCTGTGGGGCTCGTTCGGGTCGATCGCCCTCGTCGTCGCCCTGTTCGGCAGTCGGCCGCGGCGCCTCGGGGATCTGCTCGCGGGGACCGTCGTGCAGCACGAGCGGGCCGTCCGGCACCGTCCGGCTCAGGTGCTCCTGCCCGTCGAGCTCACCGCGTGGGCCGGCACCGCCGACGTCTCGGCGCTGCCGCAGCGGCTCGAGAATCGCCTGGGTGCGTTCTTCCGCGGGGCCGCCGACCTGGCGCCGGCGGCTCGGGTGGCGACGGCCGAGCGGCTCGCCGCCGAGGTCGTCCCGCACGTGCACCCGCTGCCGCCCGTACCCGCCGAGGTGTTCCTGGCCGGGGTCGTCGTGCTGCGGCGGGACCGGGACACCCGGGCGCTGCGTGCCCGGGCGGCCGTGCTCGACCGGGCCGCCGCGGCCGCAACGGGCCGGCCGCCGGGCTTCCCGCGCTGACGCGCCGACGTGCCCGCGGTGCGGTGCGGGGCGCCCGCCGCGGCACGCGCCGCGGGGGCGAGACTCGGCATGGCGGACACGACTCGGGCTCCTGCGCGCGCGTCTCGTCCGCCAGCGCGAGACTCGGCGCCGACGTCGCCGGCCGGCCGACGTGCCCGCGCCGGCCGGCGCGCCCGGCTCAGTACCGGTAGTGGTCGGGCTTGTACGGCCCCTCGACCGGGACGCCGATGTAGTCGGCCTGCTCCGGCCGGAGCTCGGTGAGCCGGACGCCGAGGGCGTCGAGGTGCAGCCGCGCGACCTTCTCGTCGAGGTGCTTCGGCAGCACGTGCACGCCCGTCGGGTACGCGTCGCGCCGGGTGTGCAGCTCGATCTGGGCGAGCACCTGGTTCGTGAACGAGGTGCTCATCACGAACGACGGGTGACCCGTCGCGTTGCCGAGGTTCATCAGCCGCCCCTCGCTGAGGACCAGGACCGAGCGCCCGTTCGGCAGCCGCCACTCGTGCACCTGCGGCTTGATCTCGACGCGCTCGGCACCGGCGAGTCCCTCGAGCCCGGCCATGTCGATCTCGTTGTCGAAGTGCCCGACGTTCGCCACGACCGCGAGGTGCTTGAGCGCGAGCAGGTCCTCGACCCCGACGACCCCGAGGTTGCCGGTGCACGTCACGACGATGTCGACCTCGCCCGCGACGTCCGCGAGCCGGGCGACCTGGTAGCCGTCCATCGCGGCCTGCAGTGCGCAGATCGGGTCGACCTCGGACACGATGACCCGCGCACCCTGCCCACGCAGCGCCTCGGCGGCGCCCTTGCCGACGTCGCCGTACCCGACGACGAAGGCGACCTTGCCGCCGATCAGGACGTCGGTCGCGCGGTTCAGGCCGTCCGGGAGTGAGTGCCGGATGCCGTACTTGTTGTCGAACTTCGACTTCGTCACCGAGTCGTTCACGTTGATCGCCGGGAAGCGGAGCTGTCCACGGCGCGCGAGGTCGTACAGGCGGTGCACGCCGGTCGTGGTCTCCTCGGTGACGCCCTGCACGTCCGCCGCGATCCGGGTCCAGCGGTCGCTCGACGCGCGCAGCGACTCCGCGACGGTGTCGAGCACGATCCGCCACTCGGCGCTCGCGTCCGCGGCGGGCTCCGGCGCGGACCCGGCTGCCTCGGCGTCGGCGCCGGTGTGCAGCAGCATGGTCGCGTCGCCGCCGTCGTCCAGGATCAGGTTCGGTCCGGCCCAGTCGGAACCGGCCTCGGCAGCCTCGGCGCTCCAGTCGAAGATCCGGCTCGTGCACCACCAGTACTCCTCGAGCGTCTCACCCTTCCACGCGAACACCGGGACACCGTCGGGGGCGTCGACCGTGCCGTGCGGGCCGACCGCGACCGCTGCGGCCGCCTCGTCCTGCGTGGAGAAGATGTTGCAGCTCGCCCAGCGCACCTGCGCGCCGAGCGCCACGAGCGTCTCGATGAGCACCGCGGTCTGCACCGTCATGTGCAGCGACCCGGCGATGCGCGCGCCGGCGAGCGGCTGCGCGCCGCCGAACTCCTCGCGGAGCGACATCAGTCCCGGCATCTCGTTCTCGGCGAGGCGGATCTGGTGGCGTCCGGCCGCGGCGAGCGACAGGTCGGCGACGCGGAACGGTGCTGCGGTGGAGGTCTCGGTGGCCATGCGGTCGAGTCTTCCACGCCGCGTCCCGTCGGTCACGGGTCGGCCAGGACACGGACAGGAGGCGCGGTGTCAGTCCGTCGGCTGACGGAGCGGTCCGCGACGCACCACGTCCCACCCGCGCGGGACCCGGAGCCGGGCGGCGTGCCGCGCGCACAGGTCGTAGCCGTGCGGCTCGACGCGCGTGGAGAGGGGTCCGACGACGACCATGGAGTCGGCGTAGTCGTACGTCAGCGTCGCCGAGGCGCTCGCGCCACAGGCGACCTTGCTGCAGATCCGTACGTCCATACCGGACTCGACCCTAGCGGAGCACGGCCGTACCGTCCCTCCGGTCGCGGCCCGCTCGCGTCCCGCCGCGTACGATGACGGGATGCGTCGCAAGCCCCCGATCGTCACCCCCGTCGACCGCGGCCGAGGTCGCTCCCGACACGGGCGCGGCGGTCGGTCGAGCGTCACCGGACCGGAGCTCGCGCCCGTGATCACCCGCGCCGAGGCCTTCGACCGGATCGTCGGCGACACTGCGCACTACCTGCTCGGGCTCTGGCCGGAGGACCTGGCGGGCGTGGTGTTCCTCGTCGCGGACATGCCCACCGACGCCTCGCTGCCCGACCACATGCCGCGGTGGCGGGTCGACCGCGACGCCCGCCGTGTGACGCTCTTCCGGATCCCGGTGGAGCGTGTGACCCACAGCCCGGAGAAGGACGACACCGACCGGCGGGTCATCGTCGAGACGGCCGTCTTCCGGGCCGTGGGCGAGCTCCTCGACAAGGACCCGTGGGACCTCGCCCCGGACCGTTACCGCCACTGGTGACCCTCGGTGCCCGTGTCGTGATCAGGGCCCGTCTCGTGATCAGGGCCCGTGCATGATCACGGCCTGTGCTCGATCACGGGAACACGCGCAGCGGCGTGGACTCCTCGGTCGCAGGTCGGATCGGGAAGCCCGAGATGCCGTCCGAGCCGGCGTAGGTGACCCCGGCGACCAGACCCTCGGTCCCCGTCATCACGAGCTGCTTCGAGACCGGCACCGTCACGGTCGCCATGCCGTCCGAGGCGACGGTCACGCGCTGACGGTCGTCGCCGGACCGGATGGTCACGGTGGCGTCGCTCCGCGTGGGGTTCACGAACGTCATCCGCTGGGCCGAACCGGGCGCGAGGGCCGTGATCGTGCTGTCGGTGAGCGGCTCCGCCGAGGCGAACCACCCGAGGTCGGTCCGCCCGTCCTCGGTCGGGCTCGTGCTGCGGACGCCGGCGACGACGGGCTCGGTCGACGAGATCGTGAACGCGTAGCGACCGTCGGGGAAGTCGTCGAGCGCCACGTCGGTGACCACACCGGGCTCGGCCGTCGCGTTCACCATGGAGCCGCCACCGTCGGCGGTGCTGATCCCGAGCGTGACGCGCGCGGCGCGGGATCCCGGCACGAACAGCCGGACGACGGGTGCGGCGTCCGCGGTGTCGTCGCCGCGCTGCGCCTCCTGCGTCTTCTCGAGCACGACCGCCGGGACGACCTGCTTCGTCGAGGGTGCGGCTCCCCCGGACACGACGTCGTAGCCGCCTGGTGTGAGCGTCCGGACGATGCTCTCCTGCATGTGCGCGACGATCTGCCCGCCGGTGGAGGTGACGTGCACGACCGTCGACGCCTGGTCGGCGACGAAGCCCGACAGGGGCACGACCTTCTGCGTGTT
The Curtobacterium citreum genome window above contains:
- a CDS encoding RDD family protein is translated as MPTTRAPRDLADARYVHALDDTADELVVGEAVALDVQPAGIALRIAAGLLDGLYLVVLYLMLLLGMSRLWPNGLDPAWGAALSIGVLVVVLVLVPAALETVTRGRSVGRFATGTRVVRLDGGAVGFRHAITRALVGLLELWGSFGSIALVVALFGSRPRRLGDLLAGTVVQHERAVRHRPAQVLLPVELTAWAGTADVSALPQRLENRLGAFFRGAADLAPAARVATAERLAAEVVPHVHPLPPVPAEVFLAGVVVLRRDRDTRALRARAAVLDRAAAAATGRPPGFPR
- the ahcY gene encoding adenosylhomocysteinase, which encodes MATETSTAAPFRVADLSLAAAGRHQIRLAENEMPGLMSLREEFGGAQPLAGARIAGSLHMTVQTAVLIETLVALGAQVRWASCNIFSTQDEAAAAVAVGPHGTVDAPDGVPVFAWKGETLEEYWWCTSRIFDWSAEAAEAGSDWAGPNLILDDGGDATMLLHTGADAEAAGSAPEPAADASAEWRIVLDTVAESLRASSDRWTRIAADVQGVTEETTTGVHRLYDLARRGQLRFPAINVNDSVTKSKFDNKYGIRHSLPDGLNRATDVLIGGKVAFVVGYGDVGKGAAEALRGQGARVIVSEVDPICALQAAMDGYQVARLADVAGEVDIVVTCTGNLGVVGVEDLLALKHLAVVANVGHFDNEIDMAGLEGLAGAERVEIKPQVHEWRLPNGRSVLVLSEGRLMNLGNATGHPSFVMSTSFTNQVLAQIELHTRRDAYPTGVHVLPKHLDEKVARLHLDALGVRLTELRPEQADYIGVPVEGPYKPDHYRY
- a CDS encoding DUF3499 family protein, with the translated sequence MDVRICSKVACGASASATLTYDYADSMVVVGPLSTRVEPHGYDLCARHAARLRVPRGWDVVRRGPLRQPTD
- a CDS encoding metallopeptidase family protein, which translates into the protein MRRKPPIVTPVDRGRGRSRHGRGGRSSVTGPELAPVITRAEAFDRIVGDTAHYLLGLWPEDLAGVVFLVADMPTDASLPDHMPRWRVDRDARRVTLFRIPVERVTHSPEKDDTDRRVIVETAVFRAVGELLDKDPWDLAPDRYRHW
- a CDS encoding DUF5719 family protein — its product is MSTDHAAVRRWVLRGTATAVAVVVAAGAVTAAHAIGTSAEPVRPAGRTVTPVPAAAERVCAGSALRLSDDAGNDATRASTVGSATIASATTGSTVDRSTLGSSTTGGSEPELLTAPAGDTTPQVAGSSSQTVSSGDLVGTASASCDDPSQSAWLVGGSTETGRTTLVTLSNPTDVNATVDLAVYDANGTVSAPGTNGIVVAPNTQKVVPLSGFVADQASTVVHVTSTGGQIVAHMQESIVRTLTPGGYDVVSGGAAPSTKQVVPAVVLEKTQEAQRGDDTADAAPVVRLFVPGSRAARVTLGISTADGGGSMVNATAEPGVVTDVALDDFPDGRYAFTISSTEPVVAGVRSTSPTEDGRTDLGWFASAEPLTDSTITALAPGSAQRMTFVNPTRSDATVTIRSGDDRQRVTVASDGMATVTVPVSKQLVMTGTEGLVAGVTYAGSDGISGFPIRPATEESTPLRVFP